Proteins encoded by one window of Monoglobus pectinilyticus:
- a CDS encoding dihydroorotase, with amino-acid sequence MKSNWILIKNGHVVDPANNIDEKLDILIKDGIISEVGKDIQTNPFVTVIDAEGKIVAPGLIDLHVHFREPGYEYKEDIESGSAAAARGGVTTVVCMPNTNPTIDNPALVKYVTDRGKEVGLTHVLTTGCITKGQKSEELAEIGELKNAGAVAVSDDGRPVLSPSLMRKALEYTKMFDIPIMSHSEDLDLVDGGSMNEGYMSTYLGLRGIPKCAESVAISRDVLIAEDVGGRLHVCHVSTRNSIDAIRQAKKRGANITCETAPHYFSLTDKAVDGFNTNAKMNPPLREQDDVDAVIEGLIDGTIDAIATDHAPHDKDEKEIEFALAMNGIVGLETSLGLGVTNLVKTGKLTMTQLIEKMSVNPAKIINLDKGSLSVGKAADIVVFDADNEYTVDINEFASKNNNCPYDGMKLYGRVDFTILDGNVVFER; translated from the coding sequence TTGAAATCAAATTGGATTTTAATAAAAAACGGTCATGTTGTTGACCCGGCAAATAATATAGATGAAAAGCTTGATATTTTAATCAAGGACGGAATAATTTCGGAAGTAGGCAAGGATATACAAACAAATCCTTTTGTGACAGTGATTGACGCGGAAGGTAAGATTGTTGCTCCGGGGCTTATAGACCTTCATGTTCATTTCAGAGAACCGGGATATGAGTATAAAGAGGATATTGAAAGCGGAAGCGCCGCTGCCGCAAGAGGCGGAGTTACGACTGTTGTGTGTATGCCGAATACTAACCCAACTATTGATAATCCGGCTCTTGTTAAATATGTGACCGATAGGGGAAAAGAGGTCGGACTGACGCATGTTCTGACTACCGGATGTATAACCAAAGGACAAAAAAGCGAAGAGCTTGCGGAAATTGGAGAGCTTAAAAACGCCGGAGCTGTTGCTGTTTCGGATGACGGCAGACCTGTGCTTTCTCCATCGCTTATGAGAAAAGCGCTTGAGTATACCAAAATGTTTGATATTCCTATAATGTCTCACAGTGAAGATTTGGATTTGGTTGACGGCGGAAGTATGAATGAAGGATACATGTCAACTTATTTAGGGCTTAGAGGAATACCGAAATGCGCTGAAAGCGTTGCTATTTCCAGAGATGTGCTGATAGCGGAGGACGTGGGAGGAAGACTGCATGTCTGTCATGTGAGCACACGCAATTCTATAGACGCTATACGTCAGGCTAAAAAACGTGGTGCAAATATAACTTGTGAAACTGCTCCGCACTATTTTTCTTTGACTGATAAAGCAGTTGATGGTTTTAATACAAATGCTAAGATGAATCCTCCGCTAAGAGAGCAGGACGATGTCGACGCGGTAATCGAGGGCTTGATTGACGGCACAATAGACGCGATAGCGACTGACCATGCGCCGCATGATAAGGATGAAAAGGAAATAGAATTTGCATTGGCAATGAACGGTATTGTCGGTCTTGAAACTTCTTTGGGGCTGGGTGTTACAAACCTTGTCAAGACAGGAAAATTAACAATGACGCAGCTGATAGAAAAGATGTCGGTCAACCCGGCGAAAATTATAAATCTCGACAAGGGCTCTTTATCTGTTGGAAAAGCGGCTGATATTGTGGTTTTTGACGCTGATAATGAATATACTGTTGATATAAATGAATTTGCTTCAAAAAATAATAATTGTCCTTATGATGGAATGAAACTGTATGGACGGGTTGATTTTACCATATTGGATGGAAATGTTGTGTTTGAAAGATAG
- the pyrF gene encoding orotidine-5'-phosphate decarboxylase, whose translation MIDSLIEKIQEKKNPTVAGLDPKLDYLPEEMVKKAFDEYGETFKGAAEAIFEFNKTLIDALYDIVPAVKPQSAYYEMYGIDGIECLKKTINYAKEKGLYVILDAKRGDIGATSEAYAKAYLGKTDIGEKQEPAFDADSLTVNPYLGTDGVQPFVEQCLKFGKSIFALVKTSNKSSGEIQDLISGGKPIYEHMAELVKGWGMDNFGKYGYTQVGAVVGATYPEQAEVLRRVMPHTYFLVPGYGAQGGKAEDVAKSFNGDGLGAIVNASRSIMCAYKKNGGEVGQAARDEAIRMRDDIMSAVGAV comes from the coding sequence ATGATAGACTCATTAATCGAAAAGATACAGGAGAAGAAAAATCCGACTGTTGCCGGCCTTGACCCAAAACTGGATTATCTTCCTGAAGAAATGGTAAAGAAAGCGTTTGATGAATATGGAGAAACTTTTAAAGGAGCCGCTGAGGCAATTTTTGAGTTTAACAAGACGCTGATTGACGCTTTATATGATATAGTTCCGGCAGTGAAACCTCAGTCGGCTTATTATGAAATGTATGGTATAGATGGTATTGAGTGCTTGAAAAAAACTATTAATTACGCAAAAGAAAAGGGCTTGTATGTTATCTTGGACGCAAAACGCGGAGATATTGGTGCAACCAGTGAAGCATACGCAAAAGCTTATTTGGGAAAAACCGATATAGGCGAAAAACAGGAGCCTGCTTTTGATGCTGACAGTTTAACAGTTAACCCATATTTAGGAACAGACGGCGTTCAGCCGTTTGTAGAACAGTGTTTGAAATTTGGAAAGAGTATTTTTGCACTTGTAAAAACGTCCAATAAGTCTTCCGGTGAGATTCAGGACTTAATCAGCGGCGGCAAGCCGATATATGAACATATGGCTGAGCTCGTTAAAGGCTGGGGTATGGATAATTTCGGAAAGTATGGTTATACGCAGGTTGGAGCTGTTGTTGGAGCTACTTATCCTGAGCAGGCAGAAGTTTTGAGAAGGGTTATGCCTCATACTTATTTCTTGGTTCCGGGGTATGGAGCTCAGGGCGGTAAGGCGGAAGATGTTGCAAAGAGCTTTAACGGAGACGGACTTGGGGCAATAGTAAACGCTTCACGTTCTATAATGTGCGCATATAAGAAAAACGGCGGCGAGGTCGGTCAGGCGGCGAGAGATGAAGCTATAAGAATGCGTGATGATATAATGTCAGCCGTTGGCGCTGTTTGA
- a CDS encoding dihydroorotate dehydrogenase electron transfer subunit yields the protein MLCELVAKGQIRRGLFDYIVDCPDMAMKAKPGQFLHVLCGGDTYLRRPISICDVIENRLVRFIFEVRGKGTKELARAKEGDRLDILGPLGNSFDISFSDETGESSSSVPEGDIVLIGGGIGIFPLLYLSKSLPKKPKILLGFRDAESMALVREFSKSCEDVFIASDDGSVGHKGFVTDLLKNSIESGNKIERIYTCGPKPMMKIVAETAVSNGIDCQVSMEERMGCGVGACVTCTCTLKDGSRKRVCKDGPIFNASEVDFDG from the coding sequence ATGCTGTGTGAACTTGTAGCAAAAGGTCAGATAAGACGCGGTCTTTTTGACTATATTGTAGACTGTCCGGATATGGCGATGAAGGCAAAGCCCGGGCAGTTTCTCCATGTTTTATGCGGTGGGGATACATATTTAAGACGTCCTATAAGTATCTGTGATGTGATTGAAAACAGACTTGTAAGATTTATATTTGAAGTTCGTGGAAAGGGCACAAAAGAACTGGCAAGAGCTAAAGAAGGAGACAGGCTGGATATTTTAGGTCCTTTGGGAAATAGTTTTGATATATCTTTTTCAGATGAAACTGGTGAAAGCAGTTCGTCTGTTCCCGAGGGAGATATAGTTTTAATCGGAGGAGGAATTGGTATATTTCCTCTTTTATATCTTTCAAAAAGTCTTCCCAAAAAACCTAAAATATTATTGGGATTCAGAGATGCAGAAAGTATGGCGCTAGTCAGAGAGTTTTCTAAAAGCTGTGAGGATGTTTTTATAGCAAGCGACGATGGCAGCGTGGGGCATAAGGGCTTTGTAACTGACTTGCTTAAAAACTCTATAGAATCGGGAAATAAAATAGAAAGAATATATACTTGCGGCCCAAAACCTATGATGAAGATTGTGGCGGAAACCGCAGTCAGCAATGGAATAGACTGTCAGGTATCTATGGAAGAGAGAATGGGCTGCGGAGTTGGGGCCTGCGTTACTTGCACATGTACTTTAAAAGATGGTTCAAGAAAAAGAGTTTGCAAAGACGGACCTATATTTAACGCATCGGAGGTGGATTTCGATGGCTGA
- a CDS encoding dihydroorotate dehydrogenase, translating to MADLSVNIAGVEWKNPVTTGSGTFGFGREYAEYFDLSNIGAICLKAISAKPRLGNKSPRIAEVTKGMLNSVGLQNPGAEYFLENELPWLRQFDTKLIANLCGSTIEDYVEVAEILGNKLDMFELNISCPNVKEGGMAFGTDAKMIEEITSKVKAVSKVPLIVKLSPNVTDIAEMAKAAEAGGADAISLINTLLGMKIDINTRRPVLNNNMGGMSGPAVMPVAVRMVYQVRQAVKLPIIGMGGITTGEDAVEFLLAGADAVSVGTAGIVDPYAWIKVRNGINDYLDKNGYESVNDIVGKLEMNN from the coding sequence ATGGCTGATTTGAGTGTTAATATAGCAGGAGTAGAGTGGAAAAACCCGGTTACAACAGGGTCGGGCACTTTTGGATTCGGAAGAGAATATGCTGAATATTTTGACCTTTCGAATATAGGCGCGATTTGTCTTAAAGCTATATCCGCCAAACCCCGGCTCGGCAATAAGTCGCCGAGAATCGCCGAAGTAACCAAAGGTATGCTGAACAGTGTTGGGCTTCAAAATCCGGGAGCTGAATATTTTCTTGAAAATGAACTGCCTTGGCTAAGACAATTTGATACAAAACTAATAGCTAATCTGTGCGGTTCAACTATTGAAGATTATGTAGAAGTCGCAGAAATTTTAGGTAATAAGCTTGATATGTTTGAACTTAATATTTCATGTCCGAACGTAAAAGAGGGCGGAATGGCCTTTGGAACTGACGCGAAGATGATAGAAGAAATTACGTCAAAAGTTAAAGCTGTATCGAAAGTGCCGCTTATAGTAAAATTGTCACCTAATGTTACTGATATTGCCGAGATGGCAAAAGCTGCCGAAGCAGGCGGCGCTGACGCAATTTCATTAATTAATACATTGCTAGGTATGAAAATTGATATAAATACCAGGAGACCTGTCCTGAATAATAATATGGGCGGAATGTCCGGACCTGCGGTTATGCCTGTTGCGGTCAGAATGGTGTATCAGGTGCGCCAGGCTGTAAAGCTTCCGATAATCGGTATGGGCGGAATCACTACAGGAGAGGACGCTGTGGAATTTTTGCTTGCAGGGGCTGACGCGGTTTCAGTAGGAACAGCCGGTATTGTTGACCCATATGCCTGGATAAAAGTGAGAAATGGAATAAATGACTATCTTGATAAAAACGGATATGAATCTGTAAATGATATAGTAGGAAAGCTTGAAATGAATAATTAA
- the pyrE gene encoding orotate phosphoribosyltransferase has translation MTNEQIIDMLKEAEVLLEGHFLLTSGRHSDKYMQCAKIFQYAKYSEPLCAELAKQYKEDNVELVIGPAIGAIQMAYEVGKQLGVKNIFAEREDGKMTLRRGFTIEKGQRVLIVEDVVTTGGSVREVMELVNEAGGKIVGIGSIVDRTGGKIDFGVPYKSAFSMDITSYEPDDCPICKSGTPLVKPGSRKIK, from the coding sequence ATGACAAATGAACAAATAATTGATATGCTTAAAGAGGCGGAAGTTTTGCTGGAAGGACATTTTCTTTTAACATCGGGAAGGCACAGCGATAAATATATGCAGTGCGCTAAGATTTTCCAATATGCAAAGTATAGCGAACCTCTCTGTGCCGAGCTTGCAAAACAATATAAAGAAGATAATGTTGAATTGGTTATAGGGCCGGCAATAGGCGCAATTCAAATGGCGTATGAAGTTGGAAAACAGCTTGGTGTTAAAAACATATTTGCTGAACGTGAGGATGGAAAAATGACGCTGAGACGCGGATTTACAATCGAAAAAGGTCAGCGTGTTCTAATCGTAGAGGATGTTGTTACAACTGGGGGAAGTGTTCGAGAGGTTATGGAGCTTGTCAATGAAGCCGGAGGAAAGATAGTGGGAATAGGTTCAATCGTTGACAGAACCGGCGGTAAAATTGATTTTGGAGTTCCTTATAAGAGTGCATTTTCTATGGATATAACATCTTATGAGCCTGATGACTGTCCGATTTGTAAGTCTGGAACACCATTGGTTAAACCGGGCAGCAGAAAGATAAAATAA
- a CDS encoding JAB domain-containing protein has protein sequence MKSNNTHDGHRIRMREKLESGNLADLPEHEQLEILLFSVIPRGNTNEIAHELLRKFGSIYGVLSADISSLLEVDGIGARVADFLHNLPAVLGVVMRSKISYETDNKFLLNDINTLKDYLFSLFSDTVSERAYILFLNKGFRLIKFEKISDGSLEQVYIDISKAVRRAILNNAAYVVLTHNHPSGSVMPSDADISSTRELDEALNTVGIGLLDHIIIGGDSYYSFRESRHY, from the coding sequence ATGAAATCGAATAATACACATGACGGTCACAGAATCAGAATGCGTGAAAAGCTTGAGAGCGGAAATTTAGCTGATTTGCCTGAACATGAACAGCTTGAAATTCTTTTATTCTCTGTGATACCGAGAGGAAATACAAATGAAATCGCTCATGAGCTTCTGAGAAAATTCGGTTCAATCTATGGTGTATTGTCAGCAGATATCAGCAGTTTGCTGGAGGTTGACGGCATAGGAGCGCGCGTTGCGGATTTTCTGCATAATCTCCCGGCTGTTTTAGGAGTTGTTATGCGTTCTAAAATCTCGTATGAAACAGATAATAAATTTTTACTGAATGATATTAACACTTTAAAAGATTATTTGTTTTCTCTATTTTCGGATACTGTTTCAGAGCGGGCGTATATATTATTTTTAAATAAGGGTTTTCGGCTTATCAAGTTTGAGAAGATAAGCGACGGCTCTTTAGAGCAGGTATACATAGATATATCAAAGGCTGTACGGCGCGCCATATTAAACAATGCCGCATATGTGGTGCTGACGCATAATCATCCCAGCGGCTCGGTTATGCCAAGCGACGCTGATATTTCATCAACCCGAGAGCTTGACGAGGCCTTGAACACTGTAGGAATAGGCCTTTTAGACCATATAATAATCGGCGGTGACAGCTATTATAGTTTCCGTGAAAGCAGACATTATTAA
- a CDS encoding JAB domain-containing protein, producing the protein MNSKSSHHGHRDRMREKLEHGSLADFPEHEQLEVLLFSVIPRGNTNEIAHELLRRFGSIYGVLSADTNSLIQVEGVGERVADFLHNLPAVLGVVMRSKVLYETDNRFVLKDTDRLKEYLFSLYADTIAERAYILFLNKGFRLIKYELICEGSIDEVYLDIKMAVRRALMNHAAYVVLTHNHPSGLVFPSDSDIISTRELSEALNTVKIGFWDHVIVGGNQYYSFRESRNY; encoded by the coding sequence ATGAATTCAAAAAGTTCACATCATGGTCATAGAGATAGAATGCGGGAGAAATTAGAGCATGGAAGTTTGGCAGATTTTCCTGAACATGAGCAGCTGGAAGTTCTCTTATTCTCTGTGATACCAAGAGGAAATACAAATGAAATAGCTCATGAACTTTTAAGAAGATTTGGTTCTATATACGGAGTTTTATCCGCCGACACCAATAGCCTTATCCAGGTGGAAGGGGTAGGTGAACGAGTCGCAGACTTTTTACATAATTTACCTGCTGTTTTGGGCGTGGTAATGCGTTCTAAAGTTTTGTATGAAACGGATAACAGGTTTGTGCTTAAAGATACGGACAGATTAAAGGAATATTTGTTTTCATTATATGCGGACACTATAGCTGAACGCGCTTATATCTTATTTTTGAATAAAGGATTTCGATTAATAAAATATGAATTGATATGTGAGGGTTCAATAGATGAGGTTTATTTAGATATTAAAATGGCGGTTCGCAGAGCTTTAATGAACCATGCGGCATATGTAGTGCTTACACATAATCATCCAAGCGGTCTTGTTTTTCCAAGCGATTCAGATATTATATCTACCAGAGAACTGAGCGAAGCTTTAAATACAGTTAAAATTGGGTTTTGGGATCATGTAATAGTTGGAGGTAATCAATACTACAGTTTTAGGGAGAGCAGGAATTATTAA
- a CDS encoding helix-turn-helix transcriptional regulator encodes MPKSANQKLRLLFEREILLRETDEENPISTKQLISRLEDCGVQAERKTIYSDIEALSLYGMDIIKVSGKNGGYYVGERDFELPELKLLVDAVQTSKFITKKKSAELIGKIERLTSKYQAQVLHRQVYVSARIKNMNESIYYNVDKIYQGIDENKQIEFFYMEYNLDKKRVPRRNGKRYKISPYALTWNDDNYYLIGYDGQSDTIKHYRVDKMENIVVLKENREGETNIDIGEYSKKVFSMFGGSEESVTLNFDNRFIGVVIDRFGTDIPVIKTDSEHFETSVTVKISPQFFGWLASLGRGVKIISPISVKDRYKEHIQSILE; translated from the coding sequence ATGCCAAAATCAGCAAATCAAAAGTTAAGATTATTATTTGAAAGAGAAATTTTACTAAGAGAAACGGATGAGGAGAATCCTATTTCTACAAAACAGCTTATATCACGTTTGGAGGATTGCGGCGTTCAGGCTGAAAGAAAAACTATTTATAGTGATATTGAGGCTCTTTCCCTATATGGTATGGATATAATTAAGGTTAGCGGAAAAAATGGCGGATATTATGTAGGTGAGCGAGACTTTGAACTTCCTGAATTGAAACTGCTGGTTGACGCTGTCCAAACGTCCAAATTTATAACCAAAAAGAAATCTGCTGAGCTTATAGGAAAAATTGAAAGGTTAACCAGCAAGTATCAAGCTCAGGTATTGCATCGTCAGGTATATGTATCTGCCCGTATTAAAAATATGAACGAGAGTATATATTATAATGTCGACAAAATATATCAGGGTATAGATGAAAACAAACAGATAGAATTTTTCTATATGGAATATAATCTTGATAAAAAGCGTGTTCCGAGAAGAAATGGAAAACGATATAAAATAAGTCCTTATGCTTTGACATGGAACGATGATAATTATTACCTTATTGGATATGACGGACAGTCCGATACAATAAAGCATTATAGAGTTGATAAAATGGAGAATATAGTTGTTCTCAAAGAAAATCGCGAAGGAGAAACAAATATTGATATAGGAGAATATTCTAAAAAGGTGTTTTCAATGTTTGGCGGTAGTGAGGAGTCCGTTACTCTTAATTTTGACAATAGGTTTATTGGAGTTGTAATTGACAGGTTTGGTACCGATATTCCGGTAATAAAGACTGACAGTGAACATTTTGAGACCAGTGTAACAGTTAAGATAAGTCCTCAGTTTTTCGGCTGGTTGGCGTCATTAGGGAGAGGCGTTAAAATTATCTCGCCTATCAGTGTGAAAGATAGATATAAAGAGCATATACAGTCAATTTTAGAATGA